In one Winogradskyella sp. MH6 genomic region, the following are encoded:
- a CDS encoding tetratricopeptide repeat protein has protein sequence MRVIIILLVCFLSCFGFSQNNQLFDEANALYNDGKYAEAIDKYEAILDSGQHSAELYFNLGNANYKLNNIAPSIYYYEKALLLNPEDKDIKNNLVGYAQNMTIDAVETVPKVGFTRIINSVVNTFSTDVWAKMAIASVILFVVLFLSYHFSYTTSKKRIAFVISVIGLFFGCFSVAMAFQKENLDKKDNPAIVFAQESKVKSEANKTSEEVFRLHEGTKVQVIDSYEDWKKIQLSDNSTGWIPSKDIKIIKTF, from the coding sequence ATGAGAGTGATTATAATTCTATTAGTTTGTTTTCTGAGTTGTTTTGGTTTTTCTCAAAACAACCAGCTTTTTGATGAAGCCAATGCGTTGTATAATGATGGTAAATATGCCGAAGCTATTGATAAGTACGAGGCTATCTTAGATTCTGGCCAACATTCTGCAGAGTTGTATTTTAACTTAGGAAACGCCAATTATAAGCTTAATAATATTGCACCAAGTATTTATTATTACGAAAAAGCACTGTTGCTAAATCCAGAAGATAAAGACATTAAAAATAATTTGGTAGGATACGCTCAAAACATGACCATCGATGCTGTAGAGACTGTTCCAAAAGTTGGGTTTACCAGAATAATTAATAGTGTTGTCAATACATTTAGTACAGACGTATGGGCAAAAATGGCTATAGCAAGTGTTATTCTTTTTGTAGTTTTATTTTTATCATATCACTTTTCTTATACAACCTCAAAAAAAAGGATAGCGTTTGTAATAAGTGTAATCGGCTTGTTTTTTGGTTGTTTTTCTGTTGCTATGGCATTTCAAAAGGAAAATTTGGATAAAAAAGACAATCCTGCCATTGTATTTGCACAAGAATCTAAAGTGAAATCTGAAGCTAACAAAACATCTGAAGAAGTTTTTAGACTTCATGAAGGCACCAAAGTACAAGTTATAGATAGCTATGAAGATTGGAAAAAAATTCAGCTATCAGACAATTCTACAGGCTGGATTCCTTCCAAAGACATAAAAATCATAAAGACCTTTTAA
- a CDS encoding SulP family inorganic anion transporter, with protein sequence MFKSLKSDLPASVVVFFVALPLCLGIALASGAPLFSGLIAGIVGGIVVGFLSGSEIGVSGPAAGLAAIVLTAITALGGWENFLVAVVLGGVIQIVFGILRLGIIGYYFPSSVIKGMLTGIGIIIILKQIPHFFGYDIEPEGADSFIEPSGENTFSAILSAVDNITIGSTVIGIISLIILLLWSNVLVKKGKIFEIIQGPLVAVVVGIIFYLLTKANETLAIETTHLVSVPVPDGFDSFINQFSFPNFSVITQMDVIITGFTIALVASLETLLCVEATDKLDPHKRVTPTNRELLAQGTGNIVSGLVGGLPITQVIVRSSANIQSGGKTKASAIIHGFLLLISVIVIPRILNYIPLSVLAAILFIVGYKLAKPSTFKAMYDGGWMQFVPFIVTVLGIVFLDLLKGIGLGLAIGIFIVLYRSYKNSHFLHKEGEDIDDGKIKMTLAEEVTFFNKGAILKELDRVPHDSTLELDVRNTKYLDNDIIEILEDFAFKAKERNINIKLFSERGIVENPDSFVSFFKTKKKK encoded by the coding sequence ATGTTTAAATCATTAAAAAGTGACTTACCTGCAAGTGTTGTGGTGTTTTTTGTAGCGTTGCCTCTCTGTTTAGGTATAGCTTTAGCTAGTGGAGCACCATTGTTTTCGGGTTTAATTGCGGGAATTGTAGGAGGTATTGTTGTAGGGTTTTTGAGTGGGTCTGAAATTGGTGTAAGTGGTCCTGCAGCAGGACTAGCAGCAATTGTGTTAACTGCAATAACTGCGCTTGGAGGTTGGGAAAACTTTCTAGTTGCTGTTGTTCTAGGTGGTGTAATTCAAATTGTTTTTGGAATACTCAGGCTAGGAATCATAGGATACTATTTCCCTTCTTCAGTGATTAAAGGAATGTTAACAGGAATTGGAATAATCATTATTCTAAAACAAATCCCTCACTTTTTCGGATATGATATAGAGCCAGAAGGAGCGGACAGTTTTATAGAACCATCTGGTGAAAACACATTTTCTGCAATTCTTTCTGCAGTAGATAATATTACAATTGGTTCTACAGTAATAGGAATAATTAGTTTGATTATTTTATTGTTGTGGAGTAATGTTCTTGTTAAAAAAGGAAAGATCTTTGAAATTATTCAAGGGCCGCTTGTAGCAGTAGTAGTAGGTATTATTTTTTATTTATTAACCAAGGCTAACGAAACACTAGCTATAGAGACCACACATTTAGTGAGTGTTCCAGTCCCTGATGGGTTTGATTCATTTATTAATCAGTTTAGCTTCCCAAACTTTAGTGTTATAACACAAATGGATGTTATCATCACTGGGTTTACTATCGCGCTAGTGGCATCTTTAGAGACGTTATTGTGTGTTGAGGCAACCGATAAATTAGACCCTCATAAACGTGTCACACCAACCAATAGAGAACTTTTGGCCCAAGGTACAGGTAATATAGTATCAGGATTAGTTGGAGGGTTGCCTATTACGCAGGTAATTGTACGTAGTTCGGCAAATATTCAATCTGGTGGAAAAACTAAAGCAAGTGCCATTATTCATGGATTCTTACTGTTAATTTCAGTAATTGTTATACCTCGTATATTGAATTACATACCATTATCTGTATTAGCAGCTATTTTATTTATTGTTGGTTATAAATTGGCAAAACCATCAACATTTAAAGCTATGTATGATGGAGGATGGATGCAGTTTGTGCCATTTATTGTAACTGTTTTAGGAATTGTATTTTTAGATCTTTTAAAAGGGATAGGTTTAGGTCTAGCTATAGGTATATTTATTGTACTTTACAGAAGTTACAAAAACTCCCATTTTTTACATAAAGAAGGAGAAGATATTGATGATGGTAAAATTAAAATGACCTTGGCTGAAGAAGTTACCTTCTTTAACAAAGGTGCAATTCTAAAAGAATTAGATCGTGTACCGCACGATTCTACTTTAGAATTAGATGTTAGAAATACTAAGTATTTGGATAATGATATTATAGAAATTCTCGAAGACTTTGCTTTTAAGGCCAAAGAGAGAAATATTAATATTAAATTGTTTTCAGAACGAGGAATAGTTGAAAATCCAGATAGTTTTGTATCATTTTTTAAAACTAAAAAGAAGAAATAA
- a CDS encoding carbonic anhydrase family protein, with product MKAHTRETQATMTPEKALQYLKEGNIRFQKNLKANRNLLEQVNDTAEGQFPFATILSCIDSRVSAELVFDQGLGDIFSVRIAGNFVNQDILGSMEFACKLAGTKLIVVLGHTSCGAIKGACDHARMGNLTALINKIEPAVYAVEEPTDKSERNSSNLEFVDAVSKKNVEMTLENIKNQSVILNEMEKNGEIKIVGGMYDISTGEVEFYS from the coding sequence ATGAAAGCACATACAAGAGAAACTCAAGCGACAATGACGCCTGAAAAAGCGCTTCAATATCTCAAAGAGGGAAATATAAGATTTCAAAAAAATTTAAAAGCAAATAGAAACCTACTAGAGCAAGTCAATGATACAGCAGAAGGACAATTCCCATTTGCAACTATTTTAAGCTGTATAGATTCTAGAGTATCAGCTGAATTGGTTTTTGACCAAGGATTAGGGGATATTTTTAGTGTAAGAATCGCTGGCAATTTTGTAAACCAAGATATTTTAGGAAGCATGGAATTTGCATGTAAGCTTGCAGGTACAAAACTTATAGTAGTTTTGGGTCATACAAGTTGTGGTGCTATTAAAGGTGCTTGTGATCATGCAAGAATGGGTAACTTAACTGCGCTTATAAACAAAATTGAACCAGCAGTATATGCAGTAGAAGAACCAACAGATAAATCTGAGCGTAATTCTTCCAATTTAGAATTTGTAGATGCCGTTTCTAAAAAGAATGTTGAAATGACTTTGGAAAACATAAAAAATCAAAGTGTTATTTTAAATGAGATGGAAAAAAATGGGGAAATAAAAATTGTTGGAGGTATGTACGATATAAGTACAGGTGAAGTTGAATTTTATTCTTAA
- a CDS encoding CvpA family protein — translation MSIIDIVLAALLLFGFIRGLFKGLFVEIASLVALVLGIYGAIHFSYFAADLLESKVDWSEKTINIVAFAVTFVIIVLAISLAGKALTKLADFAALGLLNKLLGGVFGALKIGLILSIILIVFGKLNNTLPFMEKEDLEKSVLYEPVKSLAPMIFPNLIKSESEQEASNEEEA, via the coding sequence ATGAGTATTATTGATATTGTTTTAGCTGCCCTTTTACTATTTGGATTTATTAGAGGGCTTTTTAAAGGACTTTTTGTTGAAATCGCATCTCTTGTTGCTTTAGTCCTAGGTATATATGGTGCGATTCATTTTAGTTATTTTGCCGCTGATTTGCTTGAATCTAAAGTGGATTGGAGTGAAAAAACCATCAATATTGTTGCTTTTGCTGTTACCTTTGTAATTATTGTTTTGGCCATTAGCCTAGCTGGAAAAGCCTTAACAAAACTTGCTGATTTTGCTGCTTTGGGACTTTTAAATAAGCTTTTGGGAGGTGTATTTGGCGCTCTTAAAATAGGACTAATACTTAGTATAATCCTTATTGTTTTTGGTAAATTAAATAACACCTTACCTTTTATGGAAAAAGAAGACTTGGAAAAAAGTGTACTTTACGAACCTGTAAAGTCTCTAGCTCCAATGATTTTTCCTAATCTCATTAAAAGTGAATCAGAGCAGGAAGCTAGCAATGAGGAAGAAGCATAA
- the pheS gene encoding phenylalanine--tRNA ligase subunit alpha, giving the protein MIDKLKELIAEAEAFSAQSKDEIEAFRIKYLGSKGLLKQYFAEFKNVANEQKKEFGQTINQLKKTAEDKVNDLKQILESQEEDKGIYGDLSRPGEPIAIGARHPISIVKNQIIDIFSRIGFNVSEGPEIEDDWHNFTALNLPEYHPARDMQDTFFIQTDPDILLRTHTSSVQVRYMENNKPPIRTISPGRVYRNEAISARSHCFFHQVEGLYIDKDVSFADLKQTLQYFTTEMFGKSKIRLRPSYFPFTEPSAEVDVYWGLETETDYKITKGTGWLEIMGCGMVDPNVLENCGIYSKEYSGFAFGMGIDRIAMLLNQISDIRLLSENDVRFLEQFKSAL; this is encoded by the coding sequence ATGATAGATAAGTTAAAAGAACTAATAGCGGAAGCTGAAGCATTTTCTGCACAATCTAAGGATGAGATAGAAGCATTCCGAATAAAATACTTAGGATCTAAAGGACTTTTAAAGCAATACTTTGCTGAATTTAAAAATGTAGCAAACGAGCAGAAAAAGGAATTTGGACAAACCATAAATCAGTTAAAGAAAACGGCCGAAGATAAGGTTAATGATTTAAAGCAAATTCTTGAAAGTCAAGAAGAAGATAAGGGTATTTACGGTGACTTGTCTCGTCCAGGAGAACCAATTGCCATTGGTGCTCGTCATCCAATATCTATCGTGAAAAATCAAATTATTGATATTTTTTCTCGTATAGGTTTCAATGTCAGTGAAGGTCCAGAAATTGAAGACGATTGGCATAACTTTACGGCACTAAACTTACCAGAATATCACCCAGCACGCGATATGCAGGATACGTTTTTTATTCAAACAGATCCTGATATTTTATTAAGAACACATACAAGTTCTGTGCAGGTACGTTATATGGAAAACAATAAACCACCTATCCGTACTATTTCACCTGGTCGTGTATATCGTAATGAAGCTATTTCTGCACGTTCACATTGCTTTTTTCACCAAGTAGAAGGTTTATATATTGATAAAGATGTAAGCTTTGCTGATTTAAAACAAACGCTTCAATACTTTACAACAGAGATGTTCGGAAAGTCTAAAATTCGTTTACGTCCATCCTACTTCCCATTTACAGAGCCAAGTGCTGAAGTAGACGTATATTGGGGATTAGAAACCGAAACAGATTATAAAATCACCAAAGGAACAGGTTGGCTAGAGATTATGGGCTGTGGTATGGTAGACCCTAATGTTTTAGAAAACTGTGGTATCTATTCTAAAGAATATTCAGGATTTGCCTTTGGTATGGGAATTGATAGAATTGCGATGCTACTGAACCAAATCAGTGACATTAGATTATTAAGTGAAAATGATGTTCGATTCTTAGAACAATTCAAATCTGCTCTATAA
- a CDS encoding GbsR/MarR family transcriptional regulator translates to MENLEKRKLALVEKLGIFLEKKEQIAPVAARIFSFIILTGKQGTTFEDLVTNLCASKSTISTHLNHLQDLKKLEYFTKPGDRKKYFIVNVDTMLQSIDNMLKEWKSEKELHEEIKAYKVDVNTILDQEHQFEFGYHDSSIEFLSGAISSITKLKESLINNDH, encoded by the coding sequence ATGGAAAACCTAGAAAAAAGAAAACTCGCATTAGTTGAAAAACTAGGTATCTTTTTAGAAAAAAAAGAGCAAATAGCACCTGTGGCTGCTAGAATTTTTTCGTTCATCATTTTAACTGGTAAGCAAGGAACTACGTTTGAAGATTTAGTAACCAACCTTTGTGCGAGTAAAAGCACAATTTCTACACACTTAAATCATCTTCAAGATCTAAAAAAACTAGAATATTTTACAAAACCAGGCGACCGAAAAAAATACTTTATAGTTAATGTAGACACCATGCTTCAAAGTATAGATAATATGCTGAAAGAGTGGAAAAGCGAAAAAGAACTTCACGAAGAAATAAAAGCGTACAAAGTAGATGTAAACACCATTTTAGACCAAGAGCATCAATTTGAATTTGGCTATCACGATAGCTCTATTGAGTTTTTAAGTGGAGCGATTTCCTCAATAACCAAACTAAAAGAATCCCTAATTAATAATGATCATTAA
- a CDS encoding efflux RND transporter periplasmic adaptor subunit translates to MKQYKIHIITALSIVALVSTSCKQEKPQQQSQQQQAMPLAVTTVPQKKVTTYNTYPTTIEGTINSEVRAKVSGYINKVLVDEGQKVSKGQTLFKLETESLSQDAEAAKASVNVAQVEVDKLKPLVEKNIISEVQLETAKANLAQAKSAYNSVVANIGYATVKSPVDGYVGAIPYREGSLVSATSVNPLTTVASIERVFAYFSMNETEYLDFLQDTEGTTLQEKISNFPKVELLLANGQVYDQKGTIETVTGQIDANTGTVSFRAVFDNPNRLLTNGNSGTIKIPKTYENAVVVPQSASFEQQGQTYVYTVGDDNTAKSSLISIKDKNDLFLIVESGVKKGDLVVVKGIGKIKNGTPLQPQKVAFDSIVKPLKPLFQ, encoded by the coding sequence ATGAAACAATATAAAATACATATCATAACCGCGTTAAGTATTGTAGCATTAGTTAGCACAAGCTGTAAGCAAGAGAAACCGCAGCAACAATCGCAACAGCAACAAGCAATGCCATTGGCAGTAACTACTGTACCTCAAAAAAAGGTGACAACATATAACACTTACCCAACTACCATAGAAGGCACTATTAATAGTGAAGTAAGAGCAAAAGTGTCTGGTTACATCAATAAAGTTTTAGTAGACGAAGGTCAAAAAGTAAGCAAAGGACAAACACTTTTTAAATTAGAAACAGAATCTTTAAGTCAAGATGCAGAAGCAGCAAAAGCTAGTGTTAATGTAGCGCAAGTAGAGGTTGATAAATTAAAACCTTTAGTAGAAAAAAACATTATTAGCGAAGTACAGTTAGAAACAGCAAAAGCAAATTTAGCACAAGCAAAAAGTGCTTACAATAGTGTTGTTGCTAATATTGGTTACGCAACCGTAAAAAGCCCAGTAGATGGTTACGTAGGCGCAATTCCTTACAGAGAAGGATCTTTAGTAAGTGCAACTAGCGTAAATCCTTTAACTACTGTTGCTAGTATAGAAAGAGTATTTGCTTATTTTTCTATGAATGAAACAGAATATTTAGACTTCTTACAAGATACAGAAGGCACGACACTTCAAGAAAAAATCAGCAATTTTCCAAAGGTTGAATTACTATTAGCTAACGGTCAAGTTTATGACCAAAAAGGAACTATTGAAACCGTTACAGGTCAAATAGACGCTAACACTGGTACAGTAAGTTTTAGAGCTGTTTTTGACAACCCAAACAGATTGTTAACTAACGGAAATAGCGGAACAATAAAAATACCTAAAACCTATGAAAATGCTGTTGTTGTTCCTCAATCAGCTTCGTTTGAGCAACAAGGACAAACGTATGTGTATACCGTTGGTGATGACAATACAGCAAAATCATCTTTAATTTCAATTAAGGATAAAAACGATTTATTTCTTATTGTAGAATCTGGTGTAAAGAAAGGTGATTTAGTAGTTGTAAAAGGTATTGGTAAAATTAAAAACGGAACACCTTTACAACCTCAAAAAGTAGCGTTTGACAGTATTGTTAAACCCTTAAAACCTTTATTTCAATAA
- a CDS encoding efflux RND transporter permease subunit yields MLKTFIERPVLSTVISIIIVILGVLGYSALPVEQYPDIAPPTIQVNATYPGASAETILESVIIPIEEQINGVEGMTYMTSSADNNGAANITVFFSQEMDPDIAAVNVQNRVARANPLLPQEVIQTGVTTQKQQTSALMFLSVYSSNEDYSSTYVQNYLKINVIPALQRINGVGNVSVFSNQDYAMRIWLKPEKLAAYNLVPSEVTAALREQSLEASAGSLGQNDGQAFSYNIKYSGRFKTEKQYEDIIIKALDNGEYLRLKDVAQIELDAQGYDSYGFTEGYPSVNMGIYQTAGSNAQEIIKTIKSELTRLSADFPDGIAYEINYDTNNFLTASMNKVKNTLIEAFLLVFLVVFIFLQDFRSTLIPAIAVPVAIVGTFFFLNLFGYSVNLLTLFALVLAIGIVVDDAIVVVEAVHAKIDEGAKSAKTATLDAMHEISGAIISITLVMAAVFIPVTFIQGPTGVFYEQFGVTLIVAILISAVNALTLSPALCALFLKSHDDDEEHKNKSFLQKFYDKFNAGFNATTERYGKSLSFLYKNKWITGALLILSGIGIWWAANSTPTGFVPDEDRGVIFMNVELPAGASMDRTNVVTQELYAKAKQIPGVKGVTVINGRSLISGAGTNYGLGFVMLEDWSQRETDDTSSEAIIGKLFGVAATIPDANIIFFAPPSIPGFGLSGGFEVNLMDKSGGSFEDLDATTQQFIGSLMKHPEIQYGQSSFNTKYPQYELEIDVPLSKKYGVSVSSIFSTLQGYIGGIYAADFARFGKQYRVYVQALPEDRTDASSLNELYIKTGSGEMAPITQFVDLKRVYGPQSVTRFNLYNSSKISGAANPGFSTGDALAVVNEEIKNLPNNYDVAYSGLSREEVNAGNQTVIIFILVIVFVFFLLAAQYESYLLPLAVIFSLPLGVFGAFFSTKMLGLQNNIYFQIALIMLVGLLAKNAILIVEFALQRRRSGEDLVDAAIHGAKARLRPILMTSFAFILGLMPLVLANGVGAAGNRSIGTGAAGGMLIGTILGIFVIPILFILFQWLQEKVSGQPKTKTIEN; encoded by the coding sequence ATGTTAAAGACATTTATAGAAAGACCGGTATTATCTACCGTAATTTCCATCATCATAGTTATTTTGGGTGTTTTAGGGTATTCTGCTTTACCTGTAGAACAATACCCAGACATTGCACCACCAACTATTCAAGTTAATGCAACTTATCCTGGTGCAAGTGCAGAAACCATTTTAGAAAGTGTAATCATTCCTATTGAAGAACAAATTAACGGTGTTGAGGGAATGACTTATATGACCTCTTCAGCAGATAATAATGGAGCTGCTAATATTACAGTTTTCTTTAGTCAAGAAATGGACCCAGATATTGCAGCTGTAAACGTTCAAAACCGTGTAGCTAGAGCCAATCCATTATTGCCACAAGAGGTAATACAAACAGGTGTAACTACACAAAAACAGCAAACATCTGCCTTGATGTTCTTGTCTGTATATTCTTCTAACGAAGATTATAGTTCAACTTATGTTCAAAATTATTTAAAAATCAATGTTATACCAGCATTACAAAGAATTAATGGTGTTGGTAATGTAAGTGTATTTTCTAACCAAGATTACGCTATGCGAATTTGGTTAAAACCAGAAAAACTTGCCGCGTACAATTTAGTGCCTTCTGAAGTTACAGCAGCTTTAAGAGAGCAAAGTTTAGAGGCTTCTGCTGGTTCTTTAGGGCAGAATGATGGTCAAGCGTTTTCTTATAACATTAAGTATAGTGGACGTTTTAAGACTGAAAAACAATACGAAGACATTATTATAAAAGCTTTGGATAATGGCGAATATCTTAGATTAAAAGATGTTGCACAAATTGAGCTTGATGCCCAAGGATACGATTCTTACGGTTTTACCGAAGGTTACCCAAGTGTAAATATGGGTATTTATCAAACTGCTGGATCTAATGCACAAGAAATTATTAAAACAATAAAATCTGAGCTAACAAGACTTTCAGCAGATTTCCCAGATGGTATTGCTTATGAAATTAATTACGATACCAATAATTTCTTAACAGCATCTATGAACAAGGTGAAAAATACACTTATAGAAGCGTTCTTATTAGTATTCTTAGTAGTGTTTATTTTCCTTCAAGATTTCCGTTCTACATTAATACCAGCTATAGCTGTACCTGTAGCAATTGTAGGTACGTTTTTCTTCTTAAACCTTTTTGGTTATTCGGTCAACCTTTTAACCTTATTTGCATTAGTATTAGCCATTGGTATTGTGGTAGATGATGCTATTGTTGTTGTAGAAGCTGTACATGCTAAGATAGATGAAGGAGCAAAAAGTGCAAAAACAGCAACATTAGATGCTATGCACGAAATCTCTGGAGCCATCATTTCTATTACATTGGTAATGGCTGCGGTATTTATTCCGGTAACGTTTATACAAGGACCAACAGGTGTATTTTATGAGCAGTTTGGTGTGACGTTAATTGTTGCCATATTAATTTCGGCAGTAAACGCTTTAACATTAAGTCCTGCATTATGTGCTTTATTCTTAAAAAGTCATGATGACGACGAAGAGCATAAAAATAAAAGCTTTTTACAGAAATTTTACGACAAGTTTAATGCTGGTTTCAATGCAACAACAGAACGTTACGGTAAATCATTAAGCTTTTTATATAAAAACAAATGGATAACAGGTGCTTTACTAATCTTATCTGGTATAGGAATTTGGTGGGCAGCAAATAGTACACCAACTGGTTTTGTACCAGATGAAGATCGTGGTGTAATATTTATGAATGTAGAGTTACCTGCTGGTGCGTCTATGGATAGAACAAATGTTGTAACTCAAGAGTTGTATGCAAAAGCCAAACAAATACCTGGTGTTAAAGGTGTAACAGTAATTAACGGTAGAAGTTTAATTAGTGGTGCAGGTACAAACTACGGATTAGGTTTTGTGATGTTAGAAGACTGGAGTCAACGTGAAACGGATGATACATCTTCTGAAGCTATTATAGGAAAACTATTTGGTGTTGCAGCCACTATACCTGATGCCAATATCATTTTCTTTGCGCCACCAAGTATACCTGGTTTTGGACTTTCAGGTGGTTTTGAAGTAAATTTAATGGATAAATCTGGTGGTAGTTTTGAAGACTTAGATGCCACAACGCAACAGTTTATTGGTAGTTTAATGAAGCATCCAGAAATTCAATATGGGCAATCGTCATTCAATACAAAATATCCACAATATGAACTAGAGATTGATGTGCCTTTATCTAAAAAATATGGAGTATCTGTAAGTAGTATATTCTCTACTTTACAAGGTTATATAGGTGGAATTTACGCAGCTGATTTTGCTAGATTTGGTAAGCAATATAGAGTTTACGTACAGGCCTTACCAGAAGACAGAACAGATGCAAGTTCTTTAAATGAATTATACATAAAAACAGGAAGTGGTGAGATGGCACCAATTACACAGTTTGTAGATTTAAAACGTGTATATGGTCCGCAATCTGTAACGCGTTTCAACTTATATAATTCGTCAAAAATTAGTGGTGCAGCAAACCCAGGTTTTAGTACAGGTGATGCACTTGCAGTTGTTAACGAAGAAATTAAAAACTTACCTAACAACTACGATGTAGCTTACTCAGGATTATCTAGAGAAGAGGTAAATGCAGGTAATCAAACTGTTATTATTTTCATATTAGTAATTGTGTTTGTTTTCTTCTTACTAGCTGCGCAATATGAAAGTTACTTACTACCATTAGCCGTAATATTCTCTTTACCGCTAGGTGTGTTTGGAGCCTTTTTCTCAACCAAAATGTTAGGCTTACAGAATAACATTTATTTCCAAATAGCCTTAATAATGCTGGTTGGTTTATTAGCCAAAAACGCCATCTTAATTGTAGAGTTTGCGCTACAACGTAGACGTAGTGGTGAAGATTTAGTAGACGCAGCTATACATGGTGCAAAAGCCAGGTTACGACCAATTTTAATGACATCTTTTGCCTTTATCTTAGGATTAATGCCATTGGTGTTAGCAAACGGTGTTGGTGCTGCTGGTAACAGATCTATTGGTACTGGTGCTGCTGGGGGAATGTTAATTGGAACCATTTTAGGAATTTTTGTAATCCCTATTCTATTCATCTTATTCCAATGGTTGCAAGAGAAAGTTTCAGGTCAACCAAAAACAAAAACTATCGAGAACTAA
- a CDS encoding efflux transporter outer membrane subunit — protein sequence MISHSTYKKLSKPFLLIVVAITMQSCFVAKDYTRPELEETDHLFRTDNLPADSLSMADISWKDLFSDSYLQQYINEGLQNNLDIRTAIQQILVTEAYLKQGKAGYLPTVSATAQMTHQELSGNSQFGSLFSSLDQYELSGSLSWEADIWGKIRSNKRASEATYLQSVAAHKAVKTQLVSSIATTYYQLLALDAQLKVTEQTVAAADSSVVTIKALKDAGQANQVAVDQNIAQYNNAKALLVDIKATIFKTENALNLLLGRSSQPIQRGSLENQNFDSDIKVGVPATLLSNRPDVIASEYGLINAFELTNVARSNFYPSLTLTANSGFQSLELDQLLNANSLFATLVGGLTQPIFNQRRIKTQHEVAKAQQEQALLAFKNTLLTAGNEVSNALYDYEAETEKFEYRQNEVEALRNAESNSEELLKNGYANYLDLLTARQSALSAELNLIDNKLQQMLSVINLYEALGGGWK from the coding sequence ATGATATCACATTCAACATATAAAAAATTAAGTAAACCATTTTTACTTATTGTAGTTGCGATAACAATGCAAAGTTGCTTTGTAGCTAAAGATTATACGCGACCAGAATTAGAAGAAACAGACCATTTATTTAGAACAGATAATTTGCCAGCAGACAGTTTGTCTATGGCAGATATATCTTGGAAAGATTTATTTTCTGATAGCTATTTACAGCAGTATATTAATGAAGGTCTTCAAAATAACTTAGATATTAGAACTGCAATTCAGCAAATTCTAGTAACCGAAGCTTACTTAAAACAAGGTAAAGCAGGTTATTTACCAACGGTTAGCGCTACTGCGCAGATGACACATCAAGAATTGTCTGGAAACAGTCAGTTTGGATCTTTATTTTCATCTTTAGATCAGTATGAATTATCAGGAAGTCTATCTTGGGAAGCTGATATTTGGGGAAAAATTAGAAGTAATAAACGTGCTAGCGAAGCCACTTATTTACAAAGTGTTGCTGCACACAAAGCAGTAAAAACGCAGTTAGTATCTAGCATTGCAACTACATATTATCAACTGCTAGCTTTAGATGCGCAGTTAAAAGTGACAGAGCAAACAGTAGCTGCAGCAGACAGCAGTGTTGTAACTATTAAAGCGCTAAAAGACGCCGGACAAGCAAATCAAGTTGCGGTAGACCAAAATATTGCACAATACAATAATGCAAAAGCGCTTTTAGTGGATATAAAAGCTACAATTTTTAAAACTGAAAATGCTTTAAACCTTCTATTAGGAAGATCATCTCAGCCTATTCAACGAGGTTCTTTAGAAAACCAAAACTTTGATTCCGATATAAAAGTTGGTGTACCTGCTACTTTATTAAGTAACAGACCAGATGTTATTGCTTCAGAATATGGTTTAATCAACGCTTTTGAGTTAACCAATGTAGCACGAAGTAATTTTTATCCATCTTTGACTTTAACGGCTAATTCTGGTTTTCAAAGTCTTGAGCTAGATCAATTACTTAATGCTAATTCACTATTTGCAACATTAGTTGGCGGATTAACTCAGCCTATTTTTAATCAAAGACGTATTAAAACGCAGCACGAAGTTGCCAAAGCACAGCAGGAACAAGCTTTATTAGCCTTTAAAAACACGCTTTTAACAGCAGGAAACGAAGTATCTAATGCACTTTACGATTATGAGGCAGAAACAGAGAAATTTGAATACCGCCAAAATGAAGTTGAAGCATTAAGAAATGCTGAAAGTAATTCGGAAGAATTATTGAAAAACGGATATGCCAATTACTTAGATCTATTAACGGCTAGACAAAGCGCGCTAAGTGCAGAACTTAATTTAATTGATAACAAACTACAACAAATGTTAAGCGTTATCAACCTTTATGAAGCTTTAGGTGGTGGCTGGAAATAA